A genomic window from Sphingobacterium spiritivorum includes:
- a CDS encoding RNA polymerase alpha subunit C-terminal domain-containing protein, whose translation MGTERTLRTCEKGHTFYKSSTCPTCPVCNKKKGTDTGFLTYLSNPARNSLLHHGINTLEALSAYTRKEILNLHGIGKASIPTLEKLLAGQGLSFRSEQPVQKD comes from the coding sequence ATGGGTACAGAGAGAACATTGCGTACATGTGAAAAAGGGCATACGTTTTACAAAAGCAGCACCTGTCCTACATGCCCTGTGTGTAATAAAAAGAAAGGGACTGATACAGGTTTTCTTACCTATCTGAGCAATCCTGCAAGAAATTCGCTTTTGCATCATGGTATAAATACCTTAGAGGCACTAAGCGCGTATACAAGGAAAGAAATTCTGAATCTGCACGGAATAGGCAAAGCATCCATCCCGACACTAGAAAAATTATTGGCAGGGCAGGGGTTGTCCTTTAGGTCAGAACAACCCGTTCAGAAAGATTAA
- a CDS encoding polysaccharide lyase family 8 super-sandwich domain-containing protein, with translation MKPKLIFLLLFTVCFYYKAGAQSADIFRTILQRVHDEQISAVNDINVLDKQVKNNLATLNHDNGKWEEFDYTDHKRINANWMPVLERIRSMTLAYSHPGSSYYRNKRLWQAVNKSLAYFTNHNPLPYCDNWYQQGITRPQSLSLSLINMKFGAKALDRSVEKSTIAAICKDTSVTSNGRNNPMHKFNFGANKAQIAMGWIYLGALLRDKSVLETGVRETYAPIQYTEGEGMQYDLSYDMHYGYLYNGAYGTEFMHSVIKSAGYTAETEYALKGEKLVLFRKFILESIFGVIRGKWIDWNVLGRGISRIGATQRDYLSDLLRLEKIDPEGKEQYEIIRKRMSGEEDVSFGLIPRHKHYWSTDYTIHSRPSYFLSIHAVSGRNYAQEIGNQENIKGFWGASATVNLQVDGPEYYNIFPLWQWTKLPGTTLPDTLPIPVNKAPGEGDRRGTDAFSGGVSDERYGATAYVVSEDLHTSAKKAWFMFDEEIVCLGAGISSTLPYAVHTTLNQTLYNERDFFVCADHKIHPFGMDSHFNSVNHINWILHNRVGYTFPRAGDINLSVENRKSDWSEIRHTGEKANKKVEDKHVFQLTLAHGVRPNNATYAYIMVPGINGATEMADYLLQDNIFILANSDILQAVFHKGLHIWQIVFYKANESFTDGQLRLWSDIPAILMLKKLDNGHYQIFVSDPTQLHKKLNLSIQLPGASSPIRIEFDLPQKPFAGQTVSRIID, from the coding sequence ATGAAACCTAAACTGATTTTCTTATTACTTTTTACCGTTTGCTTTTATTACAAGGCCGGAGCACAGTCAGCAGATATTTTCCGGACCATATTGCAACGGGTTCATGATGAACAGATCAGCGCTGTAAACGATATCAACGTACTGGACAAGCAGGTGAAGAATAATCTGGCGACACTCAATCATGACAACGGCAAGTGGGAAGAGTTTGACTATACAGATCATAAACGGATCAATGCAAACTGGATGCCGGTACTGGAGCGGATACGAAGTATGACATTAGCATATTCACATCCGGGGAGCAGCTATTACAGAAATAAGCGTTTGTGGCAAGCTGTCAATAAAAGTTTAGCGTACTTCACTAATCATAACCCATTACCGTATTGTGATAACTGGTATCAGCAAGGTATTACACGTCCCCAATCTCTGTCATTGAGCCTTATCAATATGAAATTTGGAGCTAAAGCATTAGATAGATCTGTTGAAAAAAGTACGATTGCAGCTATATGTAAAGATACATCCGTCACAAGCAATGGTCGTAATAATCCTATGCATAAGTTTAATTTCGGTGCGAATAAAGCACAGATCGCTATGGGGTGGATATATCTGGGAGCATTGTTGCGTGATAAATCTGTATTGGAAACAGGTGTGCGGGAGACATATGCACCAATACAATATACAGAAGGTGAGGGGATGCAGTATGATCTTTCCTATGATATGCACTACGGATATCTGTATAATGGGGCTTACGGTACAGAATTTATGCATAGCGTTATCAAGTCAGCGGGTTACACTGCTGAGACCGAATATGCATTGAAGGGAGAAAAGTTAGTTTTGTTCCGCAAGTTTATTCTGGAATCCATATTCGGAGTGATCCGGGGCAAATGGATAGACTGGAATGTGCTGGGGAGAGGTATCTCGCGTATTGGAGCTACGCAGAGGGACTATTTGTCTGATTTGCTGCGATTGGAAAAGATTGATCCCGAAGGAAAAGAACAGTATGAGATTATACGTAAAAGAATGAGTGGTGAAGAAGATGTTTCTTTTGGCCTGATACCCCGGCATAAACATTACTGGAGTACAGATTATACGATACATAGCCGACCTTCTTATTTTCTGTCTATACATGCTGTATCCGGCAGAAACTATGCACAGGAGATCGGGAATCAGGAAAATATAAAAGGATTTTGGGGAGCTTCAGCAACAGTAAATCTACAGGTGGACGGACCTGAATATTACAATATATTTCCGCTCTGGCAGTGGACAAAATTACCGGGAACAACCTTACCGGATACCTTGCCGATTCCTGTAAACAAGGCTCCGGGTGAGGGCGACAGAAGAGGTACAGATGCTTTTTCAGGGGGAGTTTCGGATGAGCGGTATGGTGCCACGGCTTACGTGGTCAGTGAGGATCTGCATACATCTGCAAAAAAAGCTTGGTTTATGTTTGATGAGGAGATTGTGTGTCTGGGAGCTGGTATCAGTTCCACATTACCTTATGCTGTCCATACAACTCTTAATCAGACTTTATATAATGAAAGGGATTTTTTTGTATGTGCGGATCATAAGATACATCCGTTTGGCATGGATAGTCATTTCAATTCTGTAAATCATATCAACTGGATTCTGCATAATAGGGTTGGGTACACGTTTCCACGGGCAGGTGATATTAACCTGTCAGTTGAAAACAGAAAGAGCGATTGGAGTGAAATCAGGCATACAGGAGAGAAGGCAAATAAGAAGGTCGAAGACAAGCATGTATTTCAGTTGACGCTGGCGCATGGCGTACGTCCGAATAATGCAACTTATGCTTATATAATGGTGCCGGGGATTAATGGAGCTACAGAAATGGCAGATTATCTGTTACAGGATAATATTTTCATTCTGGCTAACAGCGATATCCTGCAGGCTGTCTTTCATAAGGGGCTACATATCTGGCAGATTGTATTTTATAAAGCTAATGAATCTTTTACCGACGGTCAGTTGAGATTATGGTCAGATATTCCCGCTATACTAATGCTTAAAAAACTGGATAATGGCCACTATCAGATTTTTGTATCAGATCCGACACAACTGCATAAGAAACTCAATCTCAGTATACAGTTACCCGGAGCATCCTCTCCAATCCGGATAGAATTTGATCTTCCTCAAAAACCTTTTGCGGGTCAGACGGTTTCTAGAATAATAGATTAA
- a CDS encoding response regulator transcription factor yields the protein MRKVKRILLADDDAGIVDSTTMLLEMMGYNVDSTLDGSIVPQVVTSTSSPDLVIMDIWMAGIDGRDICRIIKNDPVTSKIPVLMISASKDIKASAIESGADAFLEKPFELQELIDTIEKLAN from the coding sequence ATGAGAAAAGTGAAACGAATTTTATTAGCAGATGACGATGCTGGAATTGTAGATTCCACAACTATGTTATTGGAAATGATGGGATACAATGTAGATTCCACATTAGATGGATCGATAGTCCCTCAGGTGGTCACTTCTACCTCCAGTCCGGATCTGGTTATTATGGATATCTGGATGGCGGGAATAGATGGTCGTGACATCTGCAGAATTATAAAAAATGATCCTGTAACGTCCAAAATACCGGTTTTGATGATTTCTGCAAGTAAGGATATTAAAGCTTCTGCTATAGAAAGCGGGGCTGATGCTTTTCTTGAAAAACCTTTTGAACTGCAGGAACTGATCGATACGATCGAGAAACTGGCCAATTAA
- a CDS encoding CheR family methyltransferase, producing MLEPNIIKNDELEMLLADVSALYGYDFTQYSRASLKRRINRICLIDKFTSFAELRYRVLNHPEYLQRFIEEITVNVTEMFRDPSFYKALRENVFPQLGTYPFIRIWLAGCSTGEEVYSMAIMLKEANLYHRSLLYATDINPGVLEKARKGIFPISQMKQYSENYILSGGKSDFSTYYTANYDVVKFNEDLKEKMIFSTHNLVSDSSFNEFQLVICRNVLIYFDKELQNKVFRLFDDSLDSLGFLALGSKETLRFSALESRYKQLDAEKIWRKSK from the coding sequence ATGTTGGAGCCGAATATTATAAAGAATGATGAGCTCGAAATGCTGCTTGCAGATGTATCTGCCCTATATGGTTACGATTTTACGCAATACAGCCGGGCATCTCTCAAAAGGAGAATAAACCGCATCTGTCTTATTGATAAGTTTACGAGTTTTGCAGAGCTTCGGTACAGGGTGCTGAATCACCCTGAATATTTACAACGTTTCATTGAAGAGATCACAGTGAATGTTACGGAGATGTTTCGGGATCCTTCTTTTTATAAAGCCCTGCGTGAAAATGTATTTCCACAGTTAGGAACATATCCGTTTATCCGTATCTGGCTGGCAGGATGTTCTACCGGAGAAGAAGTATATTCGATGGCTATTATGCTGAAGGAAGCGAATCTGTATCACCGATCATTGCTCTATGCTACAGATATTAATCCCGGAGTACTGGAAAAGGCCAGAAAAGGGATTTTTCCCATAAGTCAGATGAAACAATATTCCGAAAATTATATCTTATCCGGAGGGAAATCAGATTTTTCAACATATTACACGGCCAATTATGATGTGGTCAAATTCAATGAAGATCTAAAAGAAAAAATGATATTTTCTACCCACAACCTGGTTTCGGATAGCTCTTTCAACGAGTTTCAGTTGGTCATCTGCAGGAATGTTCTGATTTATTTTGATAAGGAATTGCAAAATAAGGTATTCCGGTTGTTTGATGACAGCCTGGACAGTCTTGGTTTCCTGGCGCTTGGATCAAAGGAGACATTACGTTTCTCTGCTCTGGAAAGTCGATATAAGCAACTGGATGCAGAAAAAATATGGAGAAAAAGTAAGTAG
- a CDS encoding response regulator, which translates to MEKDKLILIIDDDSRNIFALSLTLKSKGYRTISSLTAAEGISLLKENKNIGVVLLDMMMPEMDGYEAMRIIRESEQCQHIPIIAVTAQAMDGDREKCIEAGAWDYISKPIDVDKLLAVIGKVN; encoded by the coding sequence ATGGAAAAGGACAAATTAATATTGATCATTGATGATGATAGCAGAAATATCTTTGCCTTAAGTCTGACATTGAAGTCAAAAGGATACCGTACTATATCCAGTCTGACGGCAGCTGAAGGAATCTCATTACTGAAAGAAAATAAGAATATAGGAGTGGTATTGCTGGATATGATGATGCCTGAAATGGATGGGTACGAAGCGATGAGGATCATCCGTGAATCAGAACAATGTCAGCATATCCCTATTATTGCAGTCACAGCGCAGGCTATGGACGGAGATCGGGAAAAGTGTATAGAAGCAGGGGCCTGGGACTATATCTCCAAACCTATAGATGTAGATAAGTTACTGGCGGTTATTGGAAAAGTGAATTAG
- a CDS encoding glycoside hydrolase family protein, which produces MYNSSKGMLRIVAVITLSITMYISKGTASAQQTNPFFGHIGKVKYNSGFSMDDYWVWCGSVIKDEKGMYHMFASRWQKKFPFHPTWMVASEIVRAESPKPEGPYTFKEVVLPARGAQYWDGRSTHNPSISKFGDKYILFYMGSTHPFDDPKDASQLSLNSVYATVGRSNKRIGVAIADAVTGPWKRLDKPVLDSKPNTFYSFLTSNPAPLIRKDGSVLMVFKGRAYGQKYPYQSSQKIGIAYAKSIQDTFTVLNNNLPLFADAAYSEFEDPFLWEDKDGLHLLMKDMTSKMTGEHHAGVLFHSKDGLKWTIDKQPKAYSRLLQFEDGKEITMGQLERPFVLFENGKPVCMFFATMDGKGGFENGTKSWNIAIPVN; this is translated from the coding sequence ATGTACAACTCCTCTAAAGGAATGTTGCGCATTGTTGCTGTAATCACCCTGAGCATAACCATGTATATCAGTAAGGGCACAGCTTCAGCTCAACAGACTAATCCTTTTTTCGGGCATATTGGTAAAGTCAAATACAATTCCGGATTTTCAATGGATGATTACTGGGTATGGTGCGGTTCGGTTATCAAAGATGAAAAAGGGATGTATCACATGTTTGCATCCCGCTGGCAAAAAAAATTCCCATTCCACCCTACCTGGATGGTAGCGTCTGAAATTGTTAGAGCGGAATCTCCCAAGCCTGAAGGACCTTATACCTTCAAAGAGGTCGTACTACCGGCCAGAGGTGCGCAGTATTGGGACGGACGATCTACACACAATCCAAGTATCAGTAAATTCGGAGATAAATATATTCTCTTTTACATGGGTTCTACTCATCCGTTCGACGATCCAAAGGATGCTTCCCAACTTTCCCTGAATTCAGTATATGCGACAGTAGGACGATCTAATAAACGTATCGGTGTAGCAATCGCAGATGCCGTAACAGGTCCATGGAAGCGATTGGATAAACCTGTCTTAGATAGCAAGCCTAACACTTTTTACAGCTTTTTGACCTCTAATCCGGCTCCGCTGATCAGAAAAGACGGATCTGTACTCATGGTATTCAAAGGAAGAGCATATGGTCAGAAATATCCTTATCAGTCTTCGCAAAAGATTGGAATAGCTTATGCCAAATCCATACAGGATACCTTTACAGTACTCAATAATAATCTGCCTCTCTTTGCAGATGCAGCCTACAGCGAATTTGAAGACCCTTTTCTTTGGGAGGATAAGGATGGTCTGCATCTCCTGATGAAAGATATGACCAGCAAGATGACAGGGGAACATCATGCCGGAGTACTGTTTCATTCCAAAGACGGACTGAAATGGACCATAGATAAACAACCCAAAGCCTACTCCCGCTTATTACAGTTTGAGGATGGGAAAGAAATTACAATGGGACAACTCGAAAGACCATTTGTACTTTTTGAAAATGGCAAGCCTGTCTGCATGTTCTTTGCTACAATGGACGGAAAAGGTGGTTTTGAGAATGGCACAAAATCCTGGAACATTGCCATTCCGGTAAATTAA
- a CDS encoding ATP-binding protein, which yields MANLSVCFNTDAYLITTMIDNTFSLTNRQLLDILILSKDATAIYTSEDLIIEFANDSMLTFWGKDRSIIGMELGEVVAGLKEQGFIDLLKNVWNSGNTYEAKDVPAKLFRDGQFQTYYFDFIYRALLDETGRTYAILHTATEVSDRIAAWKLVESQEKIQEQINKELKNVNNEFKQANKELKQANKELTSLSREHRAVNIELSQSNEYSRDVNEKLIEINSELLLSQRQLEHSEMMLRLAVEAANFGTWSVNVETRELVASVRLKELFGFYPEQQLSLNDCLDQVTEEYREWVTESIETAIAEGNGYDLSYTVKGFHDQKIRWLRAVGRLIGDVSSEGLFFTGIVMDISKQKSEEQLKNDFISIVSHELKTPLTSLMGYVQILQMILKDHQDERLTGILDRSKSQVSKMNSMISGFLNVSRFEDGNLYLEKQSFEINEMISEIISDVLLTHSSHHIEFVPTQSIILYADRDKVGQVVSNLLSNAIKYAPQSKEITVKCALNSGNMLVSIQDRGIGIQQEELERLFTRFYRIENKQTKTISGFGIGLYLCAEIIKRHNGRIWAESKEGTGSVFHFTIPVARPE from the coding sequence ATGGCGAATTTATCCGTTTGCTTTAACACTGACGCTTACCTCATTACCACTATGATTGACAATACGTTTTCGCTTACGAACAGGCAATTGTTAGATATTCTGATCTTATCAAAGGATGCTACTGCTATATATACCAGTGAAGATCTGATTATCGAGTTTGCAAATGATAGTATGCTGACGTTTTGGGGTAAGGACAGAAGTATAATCGGGATGGAATTGGGAGAGGTCGTTGCCGGCCTGAAAGAACAAGGCTTTATAGATCTGCTGAAAAATGTGTGGAACAGCGGAAATACTTACGAAGCTAAGGATGTACCAGCCAAACTGTTCAGAGACGGACAGTTTCAAACCTATTATTTTGATTTTATTTATCGTGCTCTGTTAGATGAGACTGGCAGAACCTATGCTATTCTGCATACAGCTACTGAAGTGAGTGATCGTATAGCAGCCTGGAAACTGGTTGAAAGTCAGGAAAAAATACAGGAACAGATTAATAAAGAGCTTAAAAATGTCAATAATGAATTTAAGCAGGCAAATAAAGAACTTAAACAAGCAAATAAAGAGCTGACGAGCTTATCCAGAGAACATCGTGCTGTTAATATAGAACTCAGCCAATCAAATGAGTATTCCAGAGATGTCAATGAGAAACTTATAGAAATCAATAGCGAGCTGTTACTATCTCAACGTCAGCTTGAGCATTCAGAGATGATGTTGCGTCTGGCTGTAGAAGCTGCCAATTTCGGCACATGGAGTGTAAATGTAGAAACGAGAGAGCTAGTAGCTTCAGTAAGGCTGAAAGAATTATTTGGCTTCTATCCTGAACAGCAATTGTCCTTGAATGATTGTCTCGATCAGGTTACAGAAGAATACCGGGAGTGGGTAACTGAATCTATTGAGACAGCTATAGCGGAAGGAAATGGTTACGATCTGTCTTATACTGTAAAAGGATTTCATGATCAGAAAATCCGTTGGCTGAGGGCTGTTGGAAGATTGATCGGAGATGTGAGCAGTGAAGGATTATTCTTTACAGGAATCGTAATGGATATCAGTAAGCAGAAAAGTGAGGAACAGCTGAAAAATGACTTTATATCGATTGTGAGTCACGAACTCAAAACTCCGCTTACCTCACTCATGGGGTATGTGCAGATTTTACAGATGATATTAAAAGATCATCAAGATGAGCGTCTTACCGGTATTCTGGACCGGTCCAAAAGTCAGGTTTCTAAAATGAACAGTATGATCAGCGGATTTTTAAATGTCTCGCGATTTGAAGACGGTAATCTTTACCTTGAAAAACAATCTTTCGAGATAAACGAGATGATCAGTGAGATTATATCAGATGTCTTGCTCACACACAGTTCACATCATATTGAGTTTGTTCCCACACAGTCCATTATATTATATGCCGATCGGGATAAAGTAGGGCAGGTAGTCAGTAATCTACTGAGTAATGCAATCAAATATGCTCCGCAGAGCAAAGAAATTACAGTGAAATGCGCATTGAATTCCGGAAATATGCTTGTAAGTATTCAAGACAGAGGGATAGGTATTCAGCAGGAAGAACTGGAGCGGTTGTTTACCCGATTTTACCGCATTGAGAATAAACAAACCAAAACTATATCCGGATTTGGTATTGGATTATATCTGTGTGCCGAAATAATCAAACGTCACAATGGACGGATCTGGGCCGAGAGTAAGGAGGGAACAGGTTCTGTTTTTCACTTTACTATTCCTGTAGCCAGACCTGAATAA
- a CDS encoding response regulator, producing MNDKTVLLFDDDINILEVCSIILAEAGYKVEISQTSHDIIEKAAEVNPDVILMDNWIPDIGGIKATQLLKAHPDFNHIPVIYVSANNDIHVLAETAGADAYLAKPFDLADLENIVEQVLTEAGSK from the coding sequence ATGAACGACAAGACCGTACTGCTTTTTGATGATGATATCAATATATTGGAAGTATGTTCCATTATTCTGGCAGAAGCAGGTTACAAAGTAGAGATTTCTCAGACTTCACATGATATCATAGAGAAAGCTGCTGAAGTAAATCCTGATGTTATTTTGATGGACAACTGGATTCCGGATATCGGAGGTATTAAGGCAACCCAATTGCTAAAGGCGCATCCGGATTTTAATCATATCCCGGTTATTTATGTTTCTGCAAATAATGATATTCATGTGCTCGCAGAGACGGCTGGTGCAGATGCTTATCTGGCAAAACCATTCGATCTTGCTGACCTGGAAAATATTGTGGAACAGGTGCTGACAGAAGCGGGTAGCAAGTAA
- a CDS encoding chemotaxis protein CheB: MLKQTDIFLIGGSAGSLKVILEVLPGLRKGLSFPIVIILHRKPYPDSILNALLSSYTDVEVYEVEDKMSLENGCIYVVPPDYHLLFENKTLVSLDSSEKMNYSRPSIDVTFQSAAEVFEENTVALLLSGANADGVEGLGCIKHNNGIILVQDPQTAEVDYMPRQAVSRVQVDYLLRPEELAVFINQLSV; this comes from the coding sequence ATGTTGAAACAAACAGATATATTTCTGATCGGCGGATCTGCCGGAAGTCTGAAAGTGATACTGGAAGTATTGCCCGGGCTCCGCAAAGGTCTTTCATTTCCGATTGTTATTATCCTCCATCGCAAACCTTACCCTGATTCTATACTTAATGCATTGCTATCCAGTTATACGGACGTAGAAGTGTATGAAGTGGAAGATAAGATGTCTCTTGAAAACGGATGTATTTATGTCGTACCTCCTGACTATCATCTTCTTTTTGAAAACAAAACTTTAGTGTCTCTGGATTCTTCTGAAAAAATGAATTATTCCCGACCTTCTATAGATGTTACTTTCCAGTCTGCAGCTGAAGTATTTGAAGAAAATACGGTAGCTTTACTGCTTTCGGGTGCAAATGCTGACGGAGTAGAAGGATTGGGCTGTATAAAGCATAATAATGGCATAATACTTGTACAGGATCCTCAAACAGCAGAGGTGGATTATATGCCCAGACAGGCAGTATCGCGTGTTCAGGTTGATTATTTGCTCCGGCCTGAAGAGTTAGCCGTATTTATAAACCAATTAAGCGTTTAG